A single region of the Idiomarinaceae bacterium HL-53 genome encodes:
- a CDS encoding Peptidoglycan/LPS O-acetylase OafA/YrhL, contains acyltransferase and SGNH-hydrolase domains: protein MFQLEKSGFRQDINGLRAWAVVAVVLFHFGIPGFTGGFAGVDVFFVISGFLMTDIIVSGLVGAGGRSQFKLGSFYLARAKRIFPALIVLVLAWLVAGWFFLPTPDYQELGSQSGYALGFISNIEFAREAGYFDAAAHEKWMLHTWSLGAEWQFYLLYPLFLMAVAWLAKFRLPLIFAAIVALFLLSLSYAFVQTLHAPNEAFYLLPSRAWEMAAGGIVFFLARLQKPLRVSVVVYAIAWVLIIVPFMVFDAATPWPAPYAVPSVLGTMLVILAARQQNVLTAHPVAQWFGLRSYSLYLWHWPFAVLLFFMGEQESWPWILLMLIASAVAAELSYRWVENPIREGLGKFSTGKAAVTIVSALLLTYVPAAIVKESHFGGRVPAEIDAIAAEVDNRNPLRKRCQASRSAGEPVGCTYGGGELGVIVIGDSHAGSVIRAVERSLPSEQLHVLDWTASGCPVIEGIDEIGNLTYACEEFIAHALNTHGQYPAEVPMLIVSRFAQSVVGPMEAEDPLAEPPTYYIGEPFEQKTPAYFNEMTTALIDTACKFAEVRPVYMLRPIPEMRESVPQTMSRSLLFDEELERVKVSRAAYDARQAVIIEAQNQAAAQCGVRILELPSEYCDSEYCWGDYEGRPMYYDDDHLSEFGASFLEPIFARMFEAAPSQSTQQPIGVRGEN, encoded by the coding sequence TTGTTTCAACTAGAAAAATCCGGTTTTCGACAAGATATTAACGGTCTCCGCGCGTGGGCGGTGGTTGCCGTGGTGTTGTTTCACTTCGGTATTCCCGGATTTACGGGCGGCTTTGCAGGCGTAGACGTGTTCTTTGTGATTTCAGGCTTCCTGATGACCGATATTATTGTGTCGGGATTAGTGGGAGCGGGAGGTCGCAGTCAATTTAAGCTGGGAAGTTTCTATTTAGCTCGTGCTAAACGAATTTTCCCGGCACTTATTGTGTTGGTGCTTGCTTGGCTTGTGGCCGGTTGGTTCTTTTTACCAACACCTGACTATCAGGAATTGGGCTCGCAATCGGGCTATGCATTGGGTTTTATATCCAATATCGAGTTTGCTCGAGAAGCGGGTTATTTCGATGCAGCAGCCCATGAGAAGTGGATGCTACACACTTGGTCACTGGGCGCTGAATGGCAGTTTTACCTCTTATACCCATTATTTTTAATGGCAGTCGCTTGGCTTGCGAAGTTTCGCCTACCACTTATTTTTGCCGCGATTGTTGCGCTGTTCTTGCTTTCTCTTAGTTATGCGTTTGTGCAAACGCTGCATGCTCCGAACGAGGCATTTTATCTACTACCTTCCAGAGCATGGGAAATGGCAGCCGGAGGCATTGTGTTTTTCCTTGCGCGCCTGCAAAAGCCACTGCGTGTCTCCGTTGTTGTTTACGCAATTGCGTGGGTGTTGATCATTGTTCCTTTTATGGTGTTCGACGCAGCCACACCCTGGCCAGCTCCTTATGCAGTGCCGTCGGTACTCGGAACCATGCTCGTTATTTTGGCGGCTCGGCAACAGAACGTCTTAACGGCTCATCCTGTTGCGCAATGGTTTGGGTTACGCTCCTATAGTTTGTATTTGTGGCACTGGCCTTTTGCTGTGCTGTTGTTCTTTATGGGAGAGCAGGAGTCGTGGCCTTGGATTTTACTCATGTTAATAGCCAGTGCGGTGGCTGCAGAGCTTTCTTATCGTTGGGTAGAGAACCCGATAAGAGAAGGACTTGGTAAATTCTCGACGGGAAAAGCAGCCGTGACTATCGTATCTGCGCTTTTGCTTACTTATGTGCCTGCAGCTATAGTGAAAGAGTCGCATTTTGGCGGGCGAGTGCCAGCAGAAATAGACGCGATTGCTGCAGAGGTCGATAACCGTAATCCGCTGCGCAAGCGTTGCCAAGCCTCACGCTCGGCGGGTGAGCCCGTAGGGTGCACTTATGGCGGTGGGGAATTGGGTGTCATCGTGATCGGCGACAGTCATGCTGGCTCGGTCATTCGAGCCGTGGAGCGCAGCCTACCTAGCGAACAACTGCATGTATTAGACTGGACTGCCAGTGGTTGTCCGGTGATAGAAGGCATTGATGAAATTGGTAACCTGACCTATGCCTGTGAGGAGTTTATTGCGCATGCTTTGAATACCCATGGCCAATACCCTGCCGAAGTTCCGATGCTGATTGTGAGCCGTTTTGCACAATCGGTAGTCGGCCCGATGGAAGCAGAAGATCCTCTGGCAGAGCCACCGACTTACTATATTGGTGAGCCGTTTGAACAAAAAACGCCAGCGTATTTTAATGAAATGACAACGGCCCTTATCGATACCGCGTGTAAGTTTGCCGAAGTGCGACCTGTCTACATGTTGAGACCCATACCTGAAATGCGAGAGAGCGTGCCGCAAACCATGTCGAGAAGTCTATTGTTTGACGAAGAGCTGGAGCGGGTCAAAGTGAGCCGTGCGGCTTACGATGCTCGCCAGGCTGTGATTATAGAGGCGCAGAATCAGGCGGCGGCCCAATGTGGGGTGCGTATTCTTGAATTACCGAGTGAGTATTGCGACAGTGAGTACTGCTGGGGCGATTATGAAGGGCGTCCAATGTATTATGATGACGATCATTTAAGTGAATTTGGCGCAAGTTTCTTGGAACCCATATTTGCCCGCATGTTTGAAGCTGCCCCATCGCAAAGCACACAGCAACCGATAGGTGTGAGAGGAGAGAATTAA
- a CDS encoding CubicO group peptidase, beta-lactamase class C family, producing the protein MIRIVLLLILLGATSFNCLAVATHSIDELIAEFEEKYKLSGTVLVVKNGEISYSQAVGNADDVTSDPNTVHTQFDIGSIQKNLTAVLILQAVDNELIKLSDSLEAFDFEFSDSRAQSITIQQLLEHRSGFADIFTAAYRESPSYYDSLDKRLAILKEAPLLFEPGTDRHYSNYGYVLLGAILEKVTGKNYWELVEQNLLKPARTHIHPSFQVTHQSVSATPYHFNFASERVAVAASMREHLSPAGGGELSILELYGFYHALFDTNQFLSPQGLQTFRALQSDPSQWLSFGGGRGVSTAVEIDFENDLWVMVLANTDRLVAEKLSTRLRSYLLNGEYTEVKAPPEIFAYQFYLNSGAEVFNAQFKSHYEASAYQVFIGRVITNLARELVAADDAESSIFFFSYLTQLFPTVPDVYDGLAFGYFEAGDTNRAQQAFMKAVGLMPGYESQFNANNYEVDTE; encoded by the coding sequence ATGATACGTATAGTTTTACTGCTGATACTTCTTGGTGCTACTTCTTTCAACTGCCTAGCCGTTGCTACACATTCGATAGATGAGTTGATTGCTGAGTTTGAGGAAAAATATAAATTATCTGGTACTGTTTTGGTCGTTAAAAATGGTGAGATAAGTTATTCACAAGCTGTGGGGAATGCCGATGACGTAACTTCAGATCCGAACACAGTTCACACGCAGTTCGACATTGGCTCCATTCAAAAGAATTTAACGGCAGTTTTGATTCTGCAAGCTGTCGATAATGAGCTCATAAAATTGAGCGATAGTTTGGAAGCTTTTGACTTCGAATTTTCCGATTCCAGGGCTCAAAGCATCACAATTCAGCAACTACTGGAACACCGTTCCGGCTTTGCAGACATTTTTACTGCGGCATATAGAGAGTCTCCTTCTTACTACGACAGCCTTGATAAGAGGTTGGCAATATTGAAAGAGGCACCTTTGTTGTTCGAACCAGGAACAGATCGGCACTACTCGAATTATGGCTATGTTTTGCTTGGCGCTATTCTTGAAAAGGTAACAGGCAAAAATTATTGGGAGTTAGTGGAGCAAAACTTACTCAAGCCTGCCCGCACCCATATACATCCTTCTTTTCAGGTAACTCATCAATCTGTTTCGGCAACTCCTTATCATTTTAATTTCGCTAGCGAGCGAGTTGCTGTAGCGGCATCAATGCGTGAGCACCTTTCTCCAGCGGGTGGAGGGGAGTTATCGATTCTTGAGTTGTACGGTTTTTACCATGCTTTGTTCGATACAAATCAGTTCCTTTCGCCACAAGGCTTACAGACATTCAGAGCGTTGCAAAGCGATCCGTCGCAATGGCTATCATTTGGAGGCGGTAGAGGTGTAAGTACGGCCGTAGAAATAGATTTCGAAAATGATCTTTGGGTAATGGTGTTAGCAAATACTGATCGCTTAGTTGCTGAGAAGCTTTCTACAAGGTTGAGAAGCTATTTGTTGAACGGTGAGTACACAGAGGTTAAGGCGCCGCCGGAAATATTTGCCTATCAGTTTTATCTAAACTCTGGAGCTGAGGTGTTCAACGCTCAGTTTAAATCCCACTATGAGGCATCGGCTTATCAAGTTTTTATTGGCAGGGTAATTACTAATCTCGCAAGGGAGCTTGTAGCTGCTGATGACGCGGAATCATCGATTTTTTTCTTTAGCTATTTAACTCAACTCTTTCCAACGGTTCCAGACGTGTACGATGGGTTAGCATTTGGCTATTTTGAAGCAGGTGATACCAATCGAGCACAACAGGCGTTTATGAAGGCAGTTGGGCTAATGCCTGGCTACGAAAGTCAATTCAATGCTAATAATTACGAGGTGGATACTGAGTGA